In the Budorcas taxicolor isolate Tak-1 chromosome 1, Takin1.1, whole genome shotgun sequence genome, TCTCACCACTCTAACCTTAGCCACAGTCTTCTAAAAATGTTTCTTCAAGGGGTGACGGGACTCAAAATAGGAGGGAGAAGAAGCGAGTGTGCTGCGTGGGCAGGTGTGCATGGAGGGCCTGACACCAGCAGTGAGAACAGACACAGGGTAGCTGCTGGGGCCCAGGGGCCTGGAAGGTTGTGAGTTTCAGTCATGATGAGTGACCTCCAGATTCAAAAAGAGCTGCCTATGGCTGGGACTATTCAGGCTGATCCCCAAGGCCTGGACCACAGGAGGCTGGGCATGAAATAAGTGTGCTGATGGTAATGCCCTGCAGCCCTGCTTCCCTGGCCCTTGAGGGTCTTGGGGACACCATGTGGAAAGGCCTTGCCTAGAGGTTACTGCCTAACGCTGCAGGAAAGCTGTCTGCCTGGGAGGGCTAGGGCAATTCTTTGTGGCTCCGTGGTCTCTGAGGACCGTCCCTTCTGTCCCCCAGGATCCTGCAGGCCCAGGTACCCCCTGTGTTCCtctcgcagcagcagcagcagtaccaatACTTGCAGCAGCCTCAGGAGCGCCACCCGCCCCCACACCTGGCTGCCCTCAGCCCTCCTGGGGTGGAGGGCCCGGCAAGCACCCAGGcctctttggccacctcaggcgggGCCCACCTGGCCCAGATGGAGACTGTGCTAAGGGAGAACGCCAGGCTGCAGAGAGACAATGAGAGACTGCAGAGGGAGCTGGAAAGCACGGTGGAGAAGGCTGGCCGCATCGAGAAGGTAAGCCCTGCTGAGGCCTCAGAGAAGCAGCAGGGGGCAATAAGGGAACCCCAACAGGGCTGACCAGGGAGGGGGCTGTCAGAAGGGAGGCAGAGGAGTCTAAAAGCTGGTCTGGCTGGGCTTCTCAGCTGCCCCTGGGGGACCCCCCCATCCCTCCTGCACCCTTCCCTGGCTGACTCCAGACAGCTGGGGAGCAGCCGGCAGAGCAGGCCCAGAGCACAAGCAGTTGCTGCCCAGTGGTGGTTAGAAAGAGCCCATTCACCGACTCGCTCATGGTCGCACCCTTTCCCTGCACACGCCCCCTCCCGTGGACACCTCCCACAGAGAGCCCTTTGTATCCCCCACACAACAGCAAGTCTGTTCCAGGCCAGCCCTGGTCACAGAGAAAGCCCCTCCTCTTGGCAAAAAACGAGCGATTTATTGGAATCACGGGCCAGCTAGGAGCACGTGCAGAACCTGCCAGCTGCCAAGTGGGTGGGGCATCCGGGGCCAGGCTGGCCCTGTTGGGGGATGGCTGGAGAGGCACATACTCCAGGCAGCTCAGGCTGGATCCGGTGCTGAGTTCTGAGTGAAGGGGCACCAGCTGTGCACTCAGCCTTAGCAGGTAGCCTTAGGCTTTCTGTGACTGTGCGTGGTCTCCAAGATAGGTCCACCCCCACAGACCACAGTTGGAGCCTCAGTGCCTGATCCTGGTCCATTGTGCTCAAATTTCTCACTAGaagccaaagaaaaggaaaatgcttcTTTCTGGACACTAGGCACCAGGGAGCTGCCCTCAGTCACCCTGGATGCAGCTCCTTCCAGAGAACGTGGCCTTGTGTTCACTCAGCACCTTGGGACAGTTGAAGGGACCCTGGCTTGCCTGTTCCAGCAGTCTGGTCCCTCTCTGGAGGCCACAGGCTGCAGCCTGTCCCTCTCAGGCTAGGTGGGTTTCTGCTGTGGCTTTGTCTCTACTCTCTCACTCTTTCTGATGGAGAGTCAGCAATCAACCCTGGCCTAAGGAGGGGACCTTGATCCCATTGCCACCCTGGGAGCTCTCCCCTTCCTTCAGCTCTGCTCTCTGCCTCTTGCAGCTGGAGAGCGAAATCCAGCGGCTCTCCGAGGCCCACGAGAGCCTAACAAGGGCCTCTTCCAAGCGAGAGGCCCTGGAGAAGACCATGCGGAACAAGATGGAGAGTGAGATGAGGCGGCTGCAGGACTTCAACCGGGATCTTAGAGGTGAGGACCGCTCACACAGGTGGAGGGACAGGGACCACCTATGGACAGCTTGATTCCACTGTTCTAGGACATCATTCAGAATCTCTTGCCTCTGCGAAAACAGTACAAATCAATTCAAAGGGGACTCGGCTGAGACTCCCTGGGGGCCACCTCGATAGAGAGATGCTTGTCTCTGTGTTCTAGACCTTGGGGCCCCTCCTGGAGCTCTCCCCCATGTGGCCCAGGGTGACCCGGGGCTTCCCTATGAGCCCACCCCCAGCTTGGAGAATGTAGCCTGACAGACAGTTCCCTGGGGAGGGGTGCACCTCAGCAGGCAGCTTCACCTGTGCTCAAACCTTTTTCCTTAAAACgtcttttcttcatttgaaacagAAAGATTAGAATCTGCAAACCGCCGCCTGGCAAGCAAGACGCAGGAGGCCCAGGCAGGCAGTCAGGACATGGTGGCCAAGCTGCTGGCTCAGAGTAAGTAGGGGACCCACTCAGGAGCCCAAGCAGAGGTGTGGCTGGTGGAACCAGGAGAGCTCCTCTTAAGGGAGGGTTGGCCTCCTCTGCCAAAGCAGGGCTTGGAGTGTGGGTTTACTGAATGCCCACTATGCACCCATCACTGGACTGGACTCGGGAGGGGCGGCTTCCCAAGGGGAGCAGGATCTGGTTCCCTGTGTACTGGGAAGATTAGGGGTAGAGGGACAGCTGGGGAGGTGTGCTGAGCGTCAGTTCGGTGTCCTCTAGAAGCAGTTGAGGAGAGCCGAGCACTCTGGAAACAGGTGggatgagaaagaaggaagagtctGAGTCTCCCAGGGCATGGACGTGTGGAAAGCTGGGGAGCATGGTGAGGCTGGGCCATAACAAGTGTTGGCACCAGCCAAAAATGGAGCTCACGAACACCGCAGCCTAAAGAAGGAGGTCAGGAGGGATCCCCTAAAAAAGATAGTCAAAGGCTTCTTCAAGAGCGGATGAGTTCATTGTTGACTGGCACATGCAGTCATTCATTTGTTCCCTAGCGCAGCCATGCTGAGCCCCTGGCAGGTGTGCAGCAGAGAGGGAACAGGTCAGGAAGGGGCCAGCACAAGGTCAAGAGAGGTAGGGAGCTTGAAGAAGGAGCAGGGTCCTCCCACCATggattccaaggaacaagcatggCCTGGCCCTGGAGGCCAGTGAtgggggggggcgggcagggggggGCAGTCCCCAGCACCTTGAGAGAGAGGTTTTGTGGGGTGGCAGGtgaagcagcagcaggatagcTCCAGTGGAGGTGGAAGCGGTTTGAAGGAAGGGGGGACAAAGGAAGCCACCAACTCAATAGTAGGAAGAAGCTGTAGCCATCAGAGAGGCAGTTATTGATAAGCTCCTCCTTTATGCTCTTACTGCCTGCTATAGTGATGTTTGAGTGTTTGCAAAGGAGTGCACTGGGGTAGCTGATGTCTGAACAAGGACGCCTTCTATGAAGGAGGAACCCCTCCAAAAGCTTACTGAGCTTAAGCTAGATGGTTGGGGGTGTCTGGAAGCAGAGAGGCAGCTTGAAGACTGAGCTCTGGCTAGCAGCACCTACCTCCTTCAAGCAGGGCTCAGGCCTGGACAGGGTGGCCCCCAAAGGGAATGGGGGAATGCAACACTGAAGGGCTGAGGGTTgagggtgggcaggaggagatgacTGAAGGTctctgggagggaggggatggtggtaaaggctggggggtggggatagCCCTGGGGGGGGTCTCATCATTGTCCAGAGAGGATGGGTTGCTGGAAAGGGGCAGAATGGGGCCAGGCTTTGCCAAAGAAAGGAAGTCATGGCGGGTTCCTGGgagcaggcaggggaggggcccGGGGCTGGCCAGCCTGGAGGCGTTTCCGCTCCCTGGGGAGTGGGGCTGTTCTTGGCTCCCGCCTGGAGCCATTAATCTCGAAGCGGCGGGTGACCTGGATGCCGGGCATTCCTGAGCCCGGGCTGTTCCGCTGCActcgcctccccctccccccgcacTCCTGACTGCGCCCCGCCCGCCACGCTGGGAGGAGTGACTGTGGGACAAAGGGACTGGGACTTGCTGGTGGGGCCTCACTTCCCCCATGGAAGGCCTCTTGCTCTCTCCACTGCTCCCCAGCCCACGGCCCCCCTCTGTGTCTCTCGAATCTGCTCCCACCCCAGCCTGGAGACAGCGGCACCCTCCCCCCAGAGTTTTATCCTGGTGGCTGGGGATGGCCAAGGTCTCAAGCCTCCGAGCTCTACCAGGGCcttcaaagtgttagttgctcagtcgcttacgactatttgtgatcccatagactgtagctggccaggctcctctgtccatgggatttcccaggcaagaataatggagtggattgccattcccctctccagggcgccttcctgacccagggatcaaacctgagtctcctgcattttaggctgattctttactatccAAACCACGAGGGAAGCCACCAGGGTATTAGGGGTGTGCAAGGCAGCAGGAACCTTCTGGAAGCCAAAGGCTGGGCCCTTGGTACCAACCCCAAGGGCTGAGGAAAGCCAAACTACCCTTCCTTGCTCCTGACATCCAGAAGCAAGAATCCTCAGGAAAAATGTCTGTGGTTGAGCTCACCTGTTTTCCAGAGTCAGCGCTAGTAGGAGACTGTGGCCCCGATCACCTGTGCTATCTGCTTTCCTAGTAGGCAAGCAGTACAGACTCCCAGCTCTGGTCAGGCCCTGCCCACCCTGGGCATCTGGCCATGAGTCCTGAGGCCTGGTTCTCCCAGCCGAGTCCCCTTTGGGCAGTTTCTTCTCACCTGAACCTCAGATTCTGAGGCTGTAAGATGGGACCATTTATGACTGGGATGAGCTGCGAGCCTCCGGCTAACTCTATAAGCTGTCCATCTCTGTGAAGCCTCCCAGGACAGGGCCATTGTCTCTGGGTCCAAAGTCCCAGTCAGCACTCCTgcctgccccctccaccccatTCAGGTGTCAGGCCAGCTCAGGATGAGAGGCCCAGTGTTACTGAGTTTCGCCAACTTTTCCTTTCACCCCAAAGAATGAGGTGGGCCTGGGCCTAGCCTTCGAAAATTCAGAGTGAACCAGAGCTGACCTGGGTGGCCTGTGTCCTCTttctctgccccagggccttgTGTAATTCTTTTCTGTTCCAGAGTCTATACTGTCCTATCTGATAGGTATTTAGCCACACGTGGCCCaaagattaaaattaattaaaatgaaataaaatgaaaaatttgactCCTCCCTGGCACTAGCCACACTGCAAGTGCTCACTGGCCACATGTGCCCAGTGGCTGCTGCCCTGCTTGGCACAGCGTCGAGCAAGTCCATTACAGCAGAAAATTCCACtctgctgtgacagtgctgctcTAGATCCATCAGGCAGGCCCCATGACACGTCCCCCTCTGCCTTCCAGCAAGGCAGGCAGCCTGCAcactaggggtggggtggggtgcctgGTTTCACAGAATAAGCTCTGAGGCCTCTTGAGTACGAGGGCCTCACGCCATAGCCAAGCAGCCTGGTTCTTCAGAGGCAGGCTAACTTTGATCCCTACCTGGTGGCACCATTCACCTCCTATGATTCTTCCTCTTGAAGGTGGGGATCCCAGATCCCAGACTGTCATTGGAGGCTTCAGGGGAATAAGATGTGTAGATGCCTGACTCCTGGGGCAGCACACGGTGCTTCTCCCACTTGGATGATGACCACGTGACAGTCCAcctgagcctgttttctcatctggagatgGGCATCGCGGTTCCTGCCTGCCCAGTCTCTAGTATCACCGTGAGGCTGGAGGGAAGTTGTGAATGTGTTTTGGAGGTGTGACACCCGGCACAAGCGGACAGTGTCTCTTGCTCTCTCCCGGCAAGGCCAcgtcccagcagagaagcagtgtgGCCCAGGTATCACTGCAAGGGTCCTGGTCTGACATTCCCATTTGCTCAGGCCTTAACCTAAACTTCAGTTTCCTGGCCCATACAACGGGGTTAATAAGGGTACCTAACTCCTGTGATACTGAGAAGATGCAATCAAGCTTGAGCAGCGGTCAGCACAGAGCGTGGCGTGTGGTGGGTGCTCTGTGGGGCAGCGAGGGAGCTGCCGCCCCTGACCGGGCCCCTCCCTCTCTCGCTGCAGGCTatgagcagcagcaggagcaggagcaGCTAGAGCGGGAGATGGCACTGCTGCGCGGAGCCATAGAGGACCAGCGGCGGCGGGCCGAGCTGCTGGAGCAGGCCCTGAGCAACGCACAGGGCCGCGCGGCAAGAGCTGAGGAGGAGCTACGGAGGAAGCAGGCCTACGTGGAGAAGGTGGAGCGGCTACAGCAGGCCCTGGGGCAGCTGCAGGCTGCCTGCGAGAAGCGTGAGCAGCTGGAGCTACGTCTGCGGACGCGCCTGGAGCAGGAACTCAAGGCCCTTCGTGCACAGCAGGTGAGCTGGGAAGACCCCAGGAGCCCCTGTTGAGATCCAGGCCAAGCCCTCTTGGAAAGTTAGGACCACCTGGGCCAACCTTACAGAAGTCCCCTCCTGGCCCATCAGTCTCAGCAGAAGCCTTGCCCCTTGACCATGTGCCGACCTCAGGGACTCGAGCCTTGGGCCTCTATCCTCAGCAGCAGCTAGGATTGGCACCCTTGGTCTCTGGAGAAAGTCTCTCAGGAGCTGCGATGgaggggactgctgctgctgctgctgctgcgtcacttcagttgtgtccaactctgtgcgaccccatcgacggcagcccaccaggctcccccgtccctgggattctccaggcaagaacactggagtgggttgccatttccttctccaatgcatgaaagtgaaaagtgaaagtgaggtcgctcagttgtgtgcgaccaactcttagcgaccccgtggactgcagcctatcaggctcctctgtccatgggattttccaggcaagagtgctggagtggggacTAGCCAGCTCTTATATGTCTCCCCAAGATCGGAGGTGGGGAAGATAGTCACTCAGATCCTGGGCCTTTATCCTCACTTTGGACTGTGTAAATAGCTCTCGTGTTTATAGACCAGATAGAGTCCTATCTCCACTCCTAGCCTCACCCTTCCCACAGAGGCAGGGTGACCAGAGTTCCTGGATTGCCGGGGTCTGTCCTGTTTACAACAGTTCTCCTGTGTCATTAAGTCACCCCTTCCCCAGTTTGGAGGACAGTGTATATGGTCACTATGCAAAAGCAAACCCAATCTCCTCTGCACCCTTAGCCACAGGATTTGGGGCAAGGCTGTGGGGCCCCTGTGGCTCCCCTCTGTCTCCAGCTGGAAGCAGGCTGTGCAGAGTGCGTGGTGCCAGCTGACCAAGCACTGGCCTCAGATTCCTCACGTGGCAGTGAGGACCTGCAGCCAAcacaccccaccctccacccctgaCCACGGTACCCCTCTCTCTGCAGAGACAGGCAGGCCCCCCCGGAAGTGGCGGTGGCAGTGGTGGGACCCCGGAGCTCAGTGCACTGCGGCTGTCGGAGCAGTTGCGGGAGAAGGAGGAGCAGGTGCTGGCGCTGGAAGCTGACATGACCAAGTGGGAACAGAAGTACTTGGAGGAACGTGCCATGAGGCAGTTCGCCATGGATGCGGCCGCCACGGCCGCCGCCCAGCGCGACACCACTCTCATCCGGCACTCGCCCCAGCCCTCGCCCAGCAGCAGCTTCAACGAGGGCCTGCTCACCGGCGGCCACAGGCATCAGGAGATGGAAAGCAGGTTGGACACTGCAGGCCGGGTACCTGGGGCAGGGGGTAGGGGTAGGGTGGGATTTGTCCAGCCCTTGCCTGGGCcttaggtcttccctggtagctcagactaccagggtaagagtctgcctgcagtgtaagagtctgggagactggggttcagtccctgggttgggaagataccctggagaaagaaggaaatggcaagccgcttcggtattctggcctagagaattctatggacagaagagcctggcgggctacagtccatagggtcacaggtcagacacgactgagcgacttcatttcttttctttgcctgGTCTTTAATCCATGATAAACACCCCTCACTCCGCCCAGCCTAACAATCCCTCCTACTTCTGAGCTGACCCCCTGCTTTAGGCCCAGCTGGCATTACAGGCTATTCTTTCTCAGAGGTGCCAACCAAGTTGTTGGTCTGCCCAAGAGACTCCACTCACGGATGATACCCGAGGCTTCAGGCCTCTACCTGCTCCCCCACTCCCACCATGTAAATCAGAGAATTAGACTTTCCTACCCTACATGCCAGGTACCACCCCAGAACAAATGTGGCCTAGGTCCCTGGCCTGTGGGGAGCTGGTATTTTCTCTCGAGAGACAAATTAGAGGCCCCACAGGATTTCCATTCGACCTCTTCCTGGTTCAAAAATACAAGCAGTCGACTTAGCTCCCTTGATCAACAGCCCTGGGGATGGCCCTCTAGGACAGGGTTTGTGCCACTACCGTCATCAGATGAACCCAGAACCTATCTCTGGGTTTGCCGGTGTGGGAACGGCCCAGCCCCTCAGGCACTGGTAGTTTTCAAAGCATCCCAttgcagagctctgatggcactTCTGAAGGCCCCATCCTGGCCCCTGCTGCAAGGCCAGGAGCAGCCCAGCCTGGCTTTAAGGAAAGCTTTCCCTCCAACTTCCACGAGGCGGGGAGGGCGGAAGCCACAGGATCTGTGGGTCTGAAGATGTAAACATGGCCTCTCACCCCTCAGGTTAAAGGTGCTCCATGCTCAGATCCTGGAGAAGGATGCCGTGATCAAGGTCCTTCAGCAGCGCTCCAGGAAAGACCCTGGCAAGGTCACCCCAGGCTCCCTGAGGCCTGCCAAGTCGGTGCCATCTATCTTCGTGGCTGCAGCAGCGGGGACCCAGGGCTGGCAAGGACACTCCTCCGGCGAGCAGCAGGTGGATACCTCTGCCCAGCTGGCTGCAGGTGAGAGGAGATGGGTGGGCAACAGAGGCTAGGTTGTGCTCAGGCCTTTCCTTCCAGAACTGAAGTTCGGAGGAGCTAGGGATCCCAACTCTTCACCCAGGGGAGCCGGCTTACACTCTGGCTCTAGTGACCTTGCAGCCCGCAGCTGTCCCCTGGTGTGACAAGGCAGGCTGAAGCCCCTGTCTCTGGAAATTCCACCACCCTGGCCCCAGCCACTCACCATCAAAGTTAAAATAAGCTTCCCCTGCAGAGGTGCCTTCTGGGCCAGcacttccacttttcctcctaAGCAGACACCACAGAAATCCAGGAATCCTTACTGTTTTAAGATTTAATCTACAACCTTTTAAGAAAGCTTCCTCCACTCCAAGCTTCTGGAACCCAATCCTGTTTGGAAACAGGAGTGTAATCAAAGTTCTTGCAAATCAACAGCAACTAGCATCCCCAGGAGGTTAGTTAGGGTATTCTTCATGGGGGCTACATACTGTGGACAGGGCAGTAACTGAAACTCCTGCCTTCCTAGCAGACAGGGCCCCGCTGGAGGAGCCTGTGGCTGTGGCTCCCCTCGCTGCCCACGCCAAACATGGGAGCAGGGATGGGAGCACCCAGACTGATGGCCCCCCGGACAGCCTGGAGCCTGACAGCCTTTTGGGGTGCAGCAGTGGCCGGAGAACAGCCTCACTGGGTAAGTCGCCCCCAACTTTTGTGGGGGGCTGAGGGCACCCTGGGGTGTGAATCCCACCCCGACTCATTGCCCACACTCCACGGGGAGCCTTACACAGGGAGGGTGAGCAGAATGTGGGACCCACCTCAGTAGCGGGGAGAGATATAGGAATAGGGGAACTGGAAACCCTAATTACAAACAgatctacctgggaagcccttttatctCCTCTTAAGAAGTCTTCCTTACATCTTTAATGGCCAATCTGAACGTTTAAGATCGTGGACCTTGGCACTCCCAAGTTAGAAGACTTTGTTTTAAGACTCCCAAGTTAGAAGACTTTGTTTtaagagtcccagaaggagaaat is a window encoding:
- the AMOTL2 gene encoding angiomotin-like protein 2 isoform X2; translated protein: MRTLEDSSGTVLHRLIQEQLRYGNLTETRTLLAIQQQALRGGAGAGGTGSPQAPMEIMAPEDSQVLQQATRQEPQGQEHQGTETHLAENGLYHLCPQPGKGEELPTYEEAKAHSQYYASQQAGPWPHVGDRDPRGPPGGSRRQDEALRELRHGHVRSLSERLLQLSLERNGARTPSHMSASHSFPQLARNQQGPLARGAPTAEGPEPRGPPPQYPHVMLAHETTSAVTDPRYRARGSPHFQHAEVRILQAQVPPVFLSQQQQQYQYLQQPQERHPPPHLAALSPPGVEGPASTQASLATSGGAHLAQMETVLRENARLQRDNERLQRELESTVEKAGRIEKLESEIQRLSEAHESLTRASSKREALEKTMRNKMESEMRRLQDFNRDLRERLESANRRLASKTQEAQAGSQDMVAKLLAQSYEQQQEQEQLEREMALLRGAIEDQRRRAELLEQALSNAQGRAARAEEELRRKQAYVEKVERLQQALGQLQAACEKREQLELRLRTRLEQELKALRAQQRQAGPPGSGGGSGGTPELSALRLSEQLREKEEQVLALEADMTKWEQKYLEERAMRQFAMDAAATAAAQRDTTLIRHSPQPSPSSSFNEGLLTGGHRHQEMESRLKVLHAQILEKDAVIKVLQQRSRKDPGKVTPGSLRPAKSVPSIFVAAAAGTQGWQGHSSGEQQVDTSAQLAADRAPLEEPVAVAPLAAHAKHGSRDGSTQTDGPPDSLEPDSLLGCSSGRRTASLDSVATSRVQDFSDMVEILI
- the AMOTL2 gene encoding angiomotin-like protein 2 isoform X1 gives rise to the protein MRTLEDSSGTVLHRLIQEQLRYGNLTETRTLLAIQQQALRGGAGAGGTGSPQAPMEIMAPEDSQVLQQATRQEPQGQEHQGTETHLAENGLYHLCPQPGKGEELPTYEEAKAHSQYYASQQAGPWPHVGDRDPRGPPGGSRRQDEALRELRHGHVRSLSERLLQLSLERNGARTPSHMSASHSFPQLARNQQGPLARGAPTAEGPEPRGPPPQYPHVMLAHETTSAVTDPRYRARGSPHFQHAEVRILQAQVPPVFLSQQQQQYQYLQQPQERHPPPHLAALSPPGVEGPASTQASLATSGGAHLAQMETVLRENARLQRDNERLQRELESTVEKAGRIEKLESEIQRLSEAHESLTRASSKREALEKTMRNKMESEMRRLQDFNRDLRERLESANRRLASKTQEAQAGSQDMVAKLLAQSYEQQQEQEQLEREMALLRGAIEDQRRRAELLEQALSNAQGRAARAEEELRRKQAYVEKVERLQQALGQLQAACEKREQLELRLRTRLEQELKALRAQQRQAGPPGSGGGSGGTPELSALRLSEQLREKEEQVLALEADMTKWEQKYLEERAMRQFAMDAAATAAAQRDTTLIRHSPQPSPSSSFNEGLLTGGHRHQEMESRLKVLHAQILEKDAVIKVLQQRSRKDPGKVTPGSLRPAKSVPSIFVAAAAGTQGWQGHSSGEQQVDTSAQLAAADRAPLEEPVAVAPLAAHAKHGSRDGSTQTDGPPDSLEPDSLLGCSSGRRTASLDSVATSRVQDFSDMVEILI